A window of the Cuculus canorus isolate bCucCan1 chromosome 3, bCucCan1.pri, whole genome shotgun sequence genome harbors these coding sequences:
- the RPS12 gene encoding 40S ribosomal protein S12 — protein MAEEGITAGGVMDVNTALQEVLKTALIHDGLARGIREAAKALDKRQAHLCVLASNCDEPTYVKLVEALCAEHQINLIKVDDNKKLGEWVGLCKIDREGKPRKVVGCSCVVVKDYGKESQAKDVIEEYFKCKK, from the exons ATGGCCGAGGAAGG CATTACTGCTGGAGGTGTAATGGATGTTAACACCGCCCTGCAAGAAGTGCTGAAGACAGCACTTATTCATGATGGCCTAGCTCGTGGTATTCGTGAAGCAGCCAAAGCCTTGGACAA aCGCCAAGCCCATCTTTGTGTTCTGGCTTCAAATTGTGATGAACCCACGTATGTAAAATTAGTTGAAGCGCTTTGTGCAGAACATCAGATCAACTTAATAAAG GTTGATGACAATAAGAAACTGGGTGAATGGGTAGGTCTCTGCAAGATcgacagagaaggaaaacccCGCAAAGTAGTGGGCTGCAGTTGTGTGGTTGTCAAA GACTACGGCAAGGAATCGCAGGCCAAAGATGTCATTGAAGAGTACTTCAAGTGCAAgaagtaa